In Desulfuromonas sp. KJ2020, a single window of DNA contains:
- a CDS encoding SH3 domain-containing C40 family peptidase encodes MIRLSRFSVTILLLVLSLTGCQPNLSQSIVRDLILLPQSPLAYLQDDDKQRPLLPEEKQRELAAQFLEEHYRPWQTEEKRIGANHPFWAIDWMSKGEVYAANLQPLDAERRETLTRQANAGQYPSLDRRAVTLRRVDVRALPTHSPLFNDPGQAGQGFPFDLLQHGVLPGGTPLRVTHQSLDGDWVFVDTALLYGWIPLSQLAWIDVPPGQMTASARHVVITQDEVPLQDANGAYLFSANIGTILPVSDSTLSSDTVLAPVADLNRQAHWVEVTIPHDQAEPFPLVLTPHKLASLAERFMGQPYGWGDSYEGRDCSGTIRDLFAPFGLWLPRNSADQAQVGRVVPLAEQTPKDRERTILTEGRPFLTLIQLPGHIMLYLGEYKGHPALLHTFWGVRTRTLTGREGRWIVGKTVITTLQPGAEKNGLFLTIGSLRDRAMNMNLLFD; translated from the coding sequence ATGATACGCCTATCACGATTTTCAGTCACAATCCTTCTGTTGGTTCTGTCGTTGACGGGATGCCAGCCCAACCTCTCCCAGAGCATCGTCCGGGACCTGATCCTACTGCCCCAAAGCCCTCTCGCCTACCTGCAGGACGACGATAAACAGCGGCCTCTTCTCCCGGAAGAGAAACAACGGGAGCTGGCGGCGCAATTTCTAGAGGAGCATTATCGCCCTTGGCAGACAGAAGAAAAGCGCATCGGCGCCAACCACCCTTTCTGGGCCATTGATTGGATGAGCAAAGGCGAGGTTTACGCCGCCAACCTGCAGCCCCTCGACGCAGAACGCCGGGAGACACTCACTCGTCAGGCCAATGCCGGACAATATCCCAGCCTTGATCGTCGCGCTGTCACCCTGCGGCGGGTCGATGTGCGGGCCCTGCCTACCCACTCCCCCCTGTTTAACGACCCAGGTCAAGCCGGTCAGGGCTTTCCCTTCGATCTGCTGCAGCATGGTGTCCTGCCCGGCGGCACTCCTTTGCGAGTTACCCATCAGAGTCTCGATGGCGATTGGGTTTTCGTGGATACGGCCCTACTCTACGGCTGGATTCCCCTCAGCCAACTGGCCTGGATCGATGTACCCCCCGGTCAGATGACCGCCTCAGCCAGACATGTCGTTATCACCCAGGATGAGGTCCCCCTGCAAGACGCCAACGGCGCCTACCTTTTCAGTGCCAACATCGGCACCATTCTGCCAGTAAGTGACAGCACCCTGTCGAGTGACACCGTGCTTGCTCCCGTGGCCGACCTCAATCGACAGGCCCATTGGGTTGAAGTCACAATTCCCCACGACCAGGCCGAACCCTTCCCGCTGGTGCTGACCCCACACAAACTGGCCAGCCTGGCTGAACGTTTCATGGGACAGCCCTATGGCTGGGGGGATAGCTACGAGGGCCGCGACTGTTCAGGAACCATCCGGGACCTCTTTGCCCCCTTCGGGCTCTGGCTGCCGCGCAATTCCGCCGATCAGGCCCAGGTGGGCAGAGTCGTTCCCTTGGCAGAGCAGACTCCCAAGGATCGCGAAAGGACTATCCTCACAGAAGGAAGGCCCTTTCTTACGCTGATTCAGCTACCGGGCCACATCATGCTCTACCTGGGTGAATACAAGGGGCACCCCGCCCTGCTGCATACCTTCTGGGGCGTGCGCACCAGAACCTTAACCGGTCGGGAAGGTCGCTGGATTGTCGGAAAAACCGTGATCACTACCCTGCAGCCAGGCGCGGAGAAAAACGGCCTCTTCTTAACGATAGGTAGTCTACGCGACCGGGCCATGAACATGAATTTGCTATTTGACTGA
- the smpB gene encoding SsrA-binding protein SmpB, whose protein sequence is MGIKIIANNKKAYHDYFIDEVYEAGMVLTGTEVKSLRLGKVNIKESFCRIKDGEIFINNMNISPYEQGNRENVDPTRVRKLLLHREEINKIIRKVEEKGLSLVPTKIYLKDSRVKLEIGIGRGKKLHDKRESLKQKEADREMAKAFKNVRHGE, encoded by the coding sequence ATGGGAATCAAGATTATCGCCAATAACAAAAAGGCCTACCACGACTATTTCATCGACGAGGTCTACGAGGCCGGCATGGTCCTTACCGGCACCGAAGTCAAGTCTCTGCGTCTGGGCAAGGTCAATATCAAGGAATCCTTCTGCCGCATCAAGGACGGGGAGATCTTCATCAACAACATGAACATCAGTCCTTACGAGCAGGGCAATCGCGAGAACGTCGACCCCACGCGGGTACGCAAACTGCTGCTGCATCGCGAAGAGATCAACAAAATCATCCGCAAGGTCGAAGAAAAAGGCCTGTCGCTGGTGCCGACCAAGATTTATCTCAAGGACAGCCGTGTCAAGCTGGAGATCGGGATCGGGCGGGGCAAGAAGCTGCACGACAAGCGCGAATCTCTCAAGCAGAAAGAAGCCGACCGCGAGATGGCCAAGGCCTTTAAGAACGTGAGGCACGGGGAGTAG
- a CDS encoding SoxR reducing system RseC family protein has translation MMEEVGTVVEIKGKAVALVLCQKGSFCKHCASNGLCQVGNDNKSMLVEAHNRLGAQVGDRVRLVTSTKTFLQSSFMLYIVPLIALVIGAVAGLAVGEWLENGPDPNLLSAIIGVAFLVGSFLIIRIGTRTLARESFMPHITQIVDDEDLPAGG, from the coding sequence ATGATGGAAGAGGTTGGTACCGTTGTCGAGATCAAGGGTAAGGCCGTGGCCCTTGTCCTGTGCCAAAAAGGCTCCTTTTGCAAACACTGCGCTTCCAACGGGTTGTGCCAGGTCGGCAACGATAACAAGTCCATGCTGGTCGAAGCGCATAATCGCCTCGGTGCCCAGGTGGGGGACCGGGTACGTCTCGTTACCAGCACCAAGACGTTTCTGCAGTCGTCCTTCATGCTGTATATCGTTCCCCTGATTGCGCTGGTTATCGGCGCTGTCGCCGGTCTGGCCGTCGGTGAATGGCTGGAAAACGGTCCCGATCCCAATCTTCTCTCCGCGATCATCGGGGTCGCTTTTCTAGTCGGATCGTTCCTGATTATCCGGATAGGAACCCGCACCCTGGCTCGCGAATCCTTCATGCCTCACATTACCCAGATTGTTGACGACGAAGACCTGCCTGCGGGCGGATAG
- a CDS encoding amidohydrolase family protein, protein MVTLYAARFVLPISAPPLEDGAIAVRDGRLLAVGSRPDLAAVYPQAHKVDFPDGILLPPLVNAHTHLELTHFSDWARRKGETATPASFVDWILQVVRVKRGLDPQLYLPSLEDGIQRCLAAGTGAVGDILSWFPARLAYRQAPLFGTLFLETLGRHPEQGRRLLHAVGDILREGMAGHLTLGLSPHSPYTLSDRYMEEVVAFARRQQAPLSIHLGESAEERAFLDSSVGDLANVFYPYVGWHQEVPPPAHRTPASYLNERGGLLPSTLLAHGVQVDEEDIRLLRQKKVTLALCPRSNARLGVGKAPVALYRQAGVPLVLGTDSLASCDTLSIWDEMVFALDWFGRTLTPAELLRMATSEGARALGLEGEMGCLQAGYGAHFQILRPQRLPCAAGLLDFLCQPGRSEEVSSLYLCGRDVLQKA, encoded by the coding sequence ATGGTTACTCTCTATGCTGCTCGCTTTGTTCTGCCTATCAGTGCGCCACCGCTGGAGGATGGTGCCATCGCCGTGCGGGATGGACGCCTGCTTGCCGTCGGTTCCCGTCCGGATTTGGCGGCAGTCTATCCCCAGGCCCATAAAGTCGATTTTCCCGATGGTATCCTGCTGCCGCCGCTGGTCAACGCCCATACTCACCTCGAACTGACCCATTTTTCCGACTGGGCCAGGCGCAAGGGAGAGACTGCCACCCCGGCGTCCTTTGTCGACTGGATTCTGCAGGTCGTCCGGGTCAAGCGCGGCCTCGACCCGCAGCTTTATCTGCCTTCCCTGGAAGACGGCATCCAGCGGTGCCTGGCCGCCGGCACCGGTGCCGTGGGCGATATCCTTTCCTGGTTTCCCGCCCGCCTTGCCTACCGACAGGCTCCCCTGTTTGGCACCCTCTTTCTGGAAACCCTCGGCCGTCATCCTGAGCAGGGACGGCGGCTGCTGCATGCCGTCGGCGATATTCTGCGCGAGGGCATGGCGGGGCACCTGACTCTCGGGCTCTCGCCTCACTCACCCTACACTTTATCCGACCGGTACATGGAAGAGGTGGTGGCTTTTGCCAGGCGTCAGCAGGCTCCCCTGTCCATCCATCTGGGGGAATCGGCCGAGGAAAGAGCCTTTCTCGATTCCTCTGTCGGCGATCTTGCGAATGTTTTCTATCCTTATGTCGGCTGGCATCAGGAAGTTCCTCCGCCAGCCCATCGCACCCCTGCCTCCTATCTGAACGAGCGTGGTGGTCTGCTTCCATCAACCCTGTTGGCGCATGGGGTTCAGGTGGATGAAGAGGACATCCGTCTGCTGCGTCAAAAAAAGGTGACTCTGGCTCTGTGCCCCCGCTCCAACGCCCGCCTGGGTGTGGGCAAGGCCCCCGTGGCTCTTTATCGGCAGGCTGGGGTGCCTCTTGTGCTGGGCACCGACAGTCTGGCCAGTTGCGACACCCTGTCCATCTGGGACGAAATGGTCTTCGCCCTCGACTGGTTCGGCAGGACTCTTACCCCAGCCGAATTGTTGCGCATGGCTACCAGCGAAGGAGCTCGTGCCCTTGGCCTTGAGGGCGAGATGGGCTGTCTGCAGGCGGGCTACGGAGCACACTTCCAGATTCTCCGTCCGCAACGGCTGCCTTGCGCGGCTGGGCTCCTTGATTTTCTCTGCCAGCCTGGCCGCAGTGAAGAGGTCAGCAGCCTCTACCTCTGTGGCAGGGATGTCTTGCAAAAAGCCTGA
- the panP gene encoding pyridoxal-dependent aspartate 1-decarboxylase PanP yields MTPRELAKANLENLYRIFTVPESPDSTLGEVDRAITDNVTGFLQEHIVALERSLEEIEEDFSDSHIPEDPTYVSDYTDFVKEKLVAQSVHTASPSFIGHMTSALPYFMLPLSRIMTALNQNLVKVETSKAFTPMERQVLAMLHRLIYAEDDKFYTRWIHDSDHALGAFCSGGTIANVTALWTARNRLCGPSGDFRGIAQEGLFRAIQHLGCQGLAILVSRRGHYSLGKAADVLGIGRDNLVLVETDDNNRMDMGHLRLQVERLRGQNIRPMALIGIAGTTETGNVDPLEAMADYAEEIGCHFHVDAAWGGPTLFSKNHRHLLRGIERADSVTIDAHKQLYVPMGAGMVLFKDPAALTAIEHHAAYILRHGSKDLGSHTLEGSRPGKSMLVHAGLSIIGRKGYELLIDMGLARARTFADKIRRHPDFELMSEPELNILTYRYNPADVQAVLAQATPESQGQVNDLLDQITRLIQKEQREVGNTFVSRTSLRFARYGHATLTVFRVVLANPLTTDDILDEVLQEQCDLVQHEETQELLRQIRDILRLPHSAQKAG; encoded by the coding sequence ATGACACCGCGAGAACTCGCCAAGGCCAACCTGGAAAACCTGTACCGTATTTTTACGGTTCCTGAAAGCCCTGATTCCACCCTCGGCGAGGTTGACAGGGCGATTACCGACAACGTTACCGGTTTTCTGCAGGAGCACATCGTCGCCCTGGAACGCAGTCTGGAGGAGATCGAGGAAGATTTTTCCGATTCCCACATTCCTGAAGATCCAACCTACGTTTCCGACTATACCGACTTCGTCAAGGAGAAGCTGGTGGCCCAGTCGGTTCACACGGCCTCGCCCAGCTTCATCGGTCACATGACCTCGGCGCTGCCCTATTTCATGCTCCCATTGTCACGGATCATGACGGCACTGAATCAGAATCTCGTCAAGGTGGAGACTTCCAAGGCCTTTACGCCCATGGAACGCCAGGTGCTGGCGATGCTGCACCGTCTCATTTACGCCGAAGACGACAAGTTCTATACGCGCTGGATACATGACAGCGACCATGCGCTGGGTGCCTTCTGTTCCGGGGGGACGATTGCCAACGTCACGGCCCTGTGGACTGCGCGCAACCGTCTGTGCGGTCCGTCCGGCGATTTTCGCGGCATTGCCCAGGAAGGCCTATTTCGGGCCATACAGCATCTGGGCTGCCAGGGGCTGGCGATCCTGGTCTCACGTCGGGGACATTACAGCCTGGGGAAGGCCGCCGACGTGCTGGGTATTGGACGCGACAACCTGGTGCTGGTTGAAACGGATGACAACAACCGGATGGATATGGGTCATCTGCGCCTGCAGGTCGAGCGGTTGCGGGGCCAAAATATTCGTCCTATGGCGCTCATCGGCATCGCCGGTACCACCGAGACGGGCAATGTCGATCCTCTGGAGGCCATGGCTGACTATGCCGAGGAAATCGGCTGCCATTTTCATGTGGACGCGGCCTGGGGCGGGCCCACCCTCTTTTCCAAAAACCACCGGCATCTTCTCCGGGGGATTGAACGAGCCGACTCGGTTACCATTGACGCGCACAAACAGCTCTACGTCCCCATGGGCGCCGGCATGGTGCTCTTCAAGGACCCCGCCGCCCTGACCGCTATCGAACACCATGCCGCCTATATCCTGCGCCATGGCTCCAAGGATCTGGGCAGTCATACCCTGGAAGGTTCCCGGCCCGGCAAGTCGATGCTGGTCCATGCCGGTTTGTCCATCATTGGACGCAAAGGCTACGAACTTCTCATCGATATGGGCCTCGCCCGGGCCCGCACCTTTGCCGACAAGATTCGCCGGCATCCCGACTTCGAACTCATGTCCGAACCGGAGTTGAACATCCTGACCTATCGCTACAATCCGGCTGATGTGCAGGCCGTTCTGGCCCAGGCAACGCCGGAGAGCCAGGGGCAGGTCAACGATCTGCTCGACCAGATCACCCGCCTGATTCAGAAAGAGCAGCGTGAAGTGGGCAACACCTTTGTTTCGCGCACCAGTCTTCGCTTTGCCCGCTATGGCCATGCGACGCTTACCGTCTTCCGGGTGGTGCTGGCCAATCCTCTGACTACCGACGACATCCTCGATGAGGTCCTGCAGGAACAGTGCGACCTCGTGCAGCATGAGGAGACTCAGGAGCTGCTGCGGCAGATCCGCGACATTCTGCGGTTGCCGCACTCGGCCCAAAAAGCCGGTTGA
- the panC gene encoding pantoate--beta-alanine ligase, whose protein sequence is MTSAVNKTPEIVRSVDQMQQRCLALREAGKRIAFVPTMGWLHEGHLSLLREGRRRGDVLVLSIFVNPTQFGAGEDFDNYPRDLDRDAALAATAGADLIFAPVASDMYPRGYATYVDVEGLTEVLCGASRPGHFRGVTTVVTKLFTIVQPHVALFGQKDFQQLAVIRRMTVDLNLPVEVVGMPIVREADGLAMSSRNVYLSAEQRRQALVLSRALVMAREMAAQGQIAADAVIAELTQLIAAMPDARIDYLQICHQRTLQQQATVDPDSVLLLAVFIGQTRLIDNGFLLDSAPSQG, encoded by the coding sequence ATGACCAGCGCCGTGAATAAGACCCCAGAGATTGTCCGTTCTGTCGACCAGATGCAGCAGCGCTGCCTGGCGCTGCGTGAAGCGGGTAAGCGCATTGCCTTTGTGCCGACCATGGGCTGGCTGCACGAAGGACACCTTTCCCTGCTGCGGGAAGGCCGCCGGCGAGGGGATGTGCTGGTTCTGTCGATATTCGTCAACCCGACCCAGTTTGGCGCCGGCGAAGACTTCGACAACTATCCCCGTGATCTCGACCGGGACGCCGCCCTGGCCGCCACAGCGGGAGCCGACCTGATCTTCGCGCCCGTAGCCAGCGACATGTACCCCCGCGGCTATGCCACCTATGTCGATGTCGAAGGATTGACAGAGGTGCTGTGCGGCGCCAGCCGTCCCGGCCATTTTCGCGGCGTCACGACGGTGGTGACCAAGCTGTTCACCATTGTGCAGCCTCATGTGGCGCTCTTCGGTCAGAAGGATTTTCAGCAGCTAGCCGTGATCCGCCGCATGACGGTCGACCTCAATCTGCCTGTTGAAGTCGTCGGCATGCCTATTGTGCGCGAAGCGGATGGGCTTGCCATGAGCTCACGCAATGTTTACCTGAGCGCCGAGCAGCGCCGCCAGGCTCTGGTGCTTTCCCGCGCTCTGGTAATGGCCAGAGAGATGGCTGCCCAGGGCCAAATCGCTGCCGATGCGGTTATTGCTGAGCTGACGCAGCTTATTGCCGCCATGCCCGACGCCCGCATCGATTACCTTCAGATCTGCCATCAACGAACCCTGCAGCAGCAAGCCACCGTCGACCCTGATTCCGTCCTGCTGCTGGCTGTTTTTATCGGACAGACCCGCCTGATCGACAACGGCTTTTTGCTGGATTCGGCCCCATCCCAAGGCTGA
- the panB gene encoding 3-methyl-2-oxobutanoate hydroxymethyltransferase has translation MNKQKSILDIQKMKESGEKITVLTAYDYPFARLMDQAGIDMILVGDSVGSVVAGYDNTLPVTMDEMIYHTRAVVRGSSSAVIIADMPFLSYQVDLREARLNAGRLVKEGGAHAVKLEGGENIAATIAAIVAMDVPVVGHIGLTPQSIHRMGGYRVQGRQDEQARQLLADAQAVAEAGAFALVLEGIPSELARQITAAVSIPTIGIGAGVHCDGQVLVIHDILGLCEKYSPKFVKRFADVSDTISQGIGDYIREVKDGTFPGPEHSFK, from the coding sequence GTGAATAAACAGAAGTCCATTCTCGATATCCAGAAAATGAAGGAATCCGGTGAGAAAATCACCGTACTGACGGCCTACGATTATCCCTTCGCCCGGTTGATGGATCAGGCCGGCATCGACATGATTCTGGTCGGTGATTCCGTCGGTTCTGTGGTCGCCGGCTACGACAACACCCTGCCGGTCACCATGGATGAGATGATCTATCATACGCGCGCCGTGGTGCGCGGCAGCTCCAGCGCGGTCATTATTGCCGACATGCCGTTTCTGTCCTACCAGGTTGATCTACGGGAGGCCCGTCTCAATGCCGGTCGCCTGGTGAAAGAGGGAGGGGCCCACGCCGTCAAGCTGGAAGGCGGCGAGAACATCGCCGCGACCATTGCCGCCATCGTTGCCATGGATGTGCCCGTGGTCGGTCATATCGGCCTGACTCCCCAGTCCATCCATCGCATGGGTGGCTACCGGGTCCAGGGGCGCCAGGATGAACAGGCCCGGCAATTGCTGGCCGACGCTCAGGCGGTGGCAGAGGCCGGTGCCTTCGCCTTGGTGCTGGAGGGCATACCGTCCGAGTTGGCCCGGCAGATCACGGCGGCGGTTTCTATCCCGACCATCGGGATCGGCGCCGGGGTCCACTGTGACGGACAGGTGCTGGTCATCCACGATATTCTCGGGCTCTGCGAGAAATACTCGCCCAAGTTCGTCAAACGCTTTGCCGATGTCTCCGACACCATCAGCCAGGGCATCGGCGACTATATCCGTGAAGTCAAGGACGGGACTTTTCCCGGCCCCGAGCACAGCTTCAAGTGA
- a CDS encoding flavin reductase family protein, which yields MLKRKLGPSVTFFPQPTTLVSSVDGQGTSNLMTASWVGIVSKTPPTIGLSLNHSRKTYANIKATQSFVINMVPASLAVEADYCGLRSGREDEKASVTGLTLESASLVEAPLVAESPLSVECRLISEIPLGEYSLLLGEIVEIHACEEAFKDDGRMDALAFDPLVYLGGIREYWSLGEKKAQAYRDGKKFFKP from the coding sequence ATGCTCAAAAGAAAACTCGGTCCCTCTGTGACCTTCTTCCCGCAACCGACCACCCTCGTCTCTTCTGTGGACGGCCAAGGGACCTCCAACCTGATGACGGCCTCCTGGGTGGGGATTGTCAGCAAGACCCCGCCCACCATCGGGCTGTCGCTGAACCATTCACGAAAAACCTACGCGAATATCAAAGCGACTCAATCCTTTGTGATCAATATGGTACCGGCTTCTCTTGCGGTTGAGGCGGATTATTGCGGGCTTAGATCTGGGCGCGAAGATGAGAAGGCGTCTGTCACCGGACTGACCCTGGAATCCGCTTCTTTGGTCGAGGCGCCTTTAGTGGCTGAATCCCCCCTCAGCGTGGAGTGCCGTCTGATCTCCGAAATTCCCTTGGGCGAATACAGCCTGCTGCTGGGGGAAATTGTCGAAATACACGCCTGTGAGGAGGCTTTTAAAGACGACGGGAGGATGGATGCCTTGGCATTTGACCCTCTGGTTTATTTGGGGGGGATTCGCGAATACTGGAGTCTGGGGGAGAAAAAGGCCCAGGCCTACCGTGATGGCAAGAAATTTTTCAAACCTTGA